In Microbacterium cremeum, a genomic segment contains:
- a CDS encoding TetR/AcrR family transcriptional regulator — MTGGATDRDRAKADRHAAILHEAAALFAERGFSGVSLEDIGGAVGVSGPALYRHFANKQALLGAILVEVSERLLSGGRAVIDEQDGAAERLDALIAFHVEFALRDADVIRVQDRDLASLSDDDRHTVRRLQREYVEVWIGILSAVHPDRDDDDLRVRAHACFGLINSTPHTSRALRAHAAERDVRSILQTMARAALMA; from the coding sequence ATGACGGGCGGTGCGACCGACCGCGACCGGGCCAAGGCCGACCGCCACGCCGCGATCCTGCACGAGGCCGCCGCGCTGTTCGCCGAACGCGGCTTCAGCGGGGTGAGCCTGGAAGACATCGGCGGAGCAGTCGGCGTCAGCGGACCCGCGCTGTACCGGCACTTCGCGAACAAGCAGGCGCTCCTCGGGGCGATCCTCGTCGAGGTGAGCGAGCGGCTGCTGTCGGGCGGCCGCGCCGTCATCGACGAGCAGGACGGGGCCGCCGAACGCCTCGACGCGCTCATCGCCTTCCACGTCGAGTTCGCGCTGCGGGACGCCGACGTCATCCGCGTCCAGGACCGCGACCTCGCAAGCCTCAGCGACGACGACCGCCACACCGTGCGCCGACTGCAGCGCGAGTACGTCGAGGTGTGGATCGGCATCCTCTCGGCCGTCCATCCGGACCGCGACGACGACGACCTGCGAGTGCGGGCGCACGCGTGCTTCGGTCTCATCAACTCCACGCCCCACACCTCCCGCGCGCTGCGCGCGCATGCGGCCGAACGCGACGTTCGCAGCATCCTGCAGACGATGGCGCGCGCCGCCCTGATGGCCTGA
- a CDS encoding dihydrolipoamide acetyltransferase family protein, translated as MTVQDFRLPDLGEGLPEAELVQWLVAEGDTVALNQTIAEVETAKAVVELPSPHAGTVTALHAAPGDVVAVGSVLISFDTGADADAPTPAPAQAPATAPATTGSSEPAPEPAAEPNLVGYGAAPRGAGRPQRRARAAGSRPAASDTAVLEAAPHDAIQLGDTDRPVERPRSTPPVRRFAKQLGIDLALVEATGASGVITRADVEAYAERVGKATTAAPAEAAPAERFEPLGAQAPRERTTRTPIRGVRKHTAEAMVRSAFTAPHVTTFVTVDVTETMALLASFKADRALAEHRIGILAVAAKAVCLALGRHPGLNSRWDEEAGEIVEHHYVNLGIAAATGRGLVVPNIRDAQELNLVELADAIRALAETARAGKTAPADMMGGTFSITNVGVFGVDAGTPIINPGEAGILALGAVRRQPWEHRGEIALRDVMTLALSFDHRLVDGEQGSRFMVEVADVLREPGRAMLLR; from the coding sequence GTGACCGTCCAGGACTTCCGCCTCCCCGATCTCGGCGAAGGGCTTCCCGAGGCCGAGCTCGTGCAGTGGCTCGTCGCCGAGGGCGACACCGTCGCTCTGAACCAGACGATCGCCGAGGTCGAGACCGCCAAGGCCGTGGTCGAGCTGCCGTCGCCCCACGCCGGCACCGTGACGGCGCTGCACGCCGCCCCCGGAGATGTCGTCGCCGTGGGGTCCGTGCTCATCTCGTTCGACACCGGCGCCGATGCCGATGCGCCGACGCCCGCCCCTGCGCAGGCCCCCGCGACGGCCCCCGCGACGACCGGCTCGAGTGAGCCCGCCCCGGAGCCGGCCGCCGAGCCGAATCTCGTCGGCTACGGCGCCGCGCCGCGCGGGGCCGGACGCCCGCAGCGCCGCGCGCGTGCGGCCGGCAGCCGTCCTGCCGCGAGCGACACCGCCGTCCTCGAGGCGGCACCTCACGATGCGATCCAGCTCGGCGACACCGACCGGCCGGTCGAACGCCCGCGTTCGACGCCGCCGGTGCGGCGGTTCGCCAAGCAGCTCGGGATCGACCTCGCCCTCGTGGAGGCGACCGGTGCGTCCGGGGTCATCACGCGCGCCGACGTCGAGGCGTACGCCGAGCGCGTGGGCAAGGCCACGACGGCGGCACCGGCCGAGGCCGCGCCGGCGGAGCGGTTCGAACCGCTCGGTGCGCAGGCGCCGCGGGAGCGGACGACGCGCACGCCGATCCGCGGGGTCCGCAAGCACACCGCCGAGGCCATGGTGCGCAGCGCCTTCACGGCGCCGCACGTGACGACGTTCGTCACGGTCGACGTCACCGAGACGATGGCGCTCCTCGCGTCGTTCAAGGCCGACCGTGCACTCGCCGAGCACCGCATCGGCATCCTCGCCGTCGCCGCGAAGGCCGTGTGTCTCGCGCTCGGCCGCCACCCGGGTCTGAACTCGCGATGGGACGAGGAGGCGGGCGAGATCGTGGAGCACCACTACGTGAACCTCGGCATCGCCGCCGCGACCGGACGCGGCCTCGTGGTCCCCAACATCCGCGATGCTCAGGAGCTGAACCTCGTCGAGCTCGCCGACGCCATCCGCGCACTGGCCGAGACCGCGCGCGCCGGCAAGACCGCGCCGGCCGACATGATGGGCGGCACGTTCTCGATCACGAACGTGGGAGTGTTCGGTGTCGACGCCGGAACGCCGATCATCAACCCGGGAGAGGCCGGCATCCTCGCGCTCGGCGCTGTGCGGCGCCAGCCGTGGGAGCATCGCGGCGAGATCGCACTGCGCGACGTCATGACGCTCGCGCTGTCGTTCGACCATCGACTGGTCGACGGCGAGCAGGGGTCGCGATTCATGGTCGAGGTCGCCGACGTGCTGCGCGAGCCCGGGCGGGCCATGCTGCTGAGGTGA
- a CDS encoding alpha-ketoacid dehydrogenase subunit beta, translating to MTQLTMAKSINEGLRRAMADDPKVLVIGEDIGKLGGVFRITDGLQAEFGADRVIDTPLAEAGIVGTAVGLAFRGYRPVVEIQFDGFVYPAFDQIVCQVAKLHYRTRGNVTMPITIRIPWAGGVGAAEHHSESPEAYFVHTSGLRVVAVSNPQDAYVMLRQAIASNDPVVYFEPKRLYHTKGEVDLGVDLADAPPMGLARVAREGTDVTLLTYGSQVGIALDAATAAEDDGVSIEVIDLRSISPVDYRTVTASVRKTGRVVVTHEAAREAGVGAELIASVTERCFHYLEAPPQRVTGHDIPYPPAKLEKHHLPDLDRILDAVDRVLDRPNSLTGVFEQ from the coding sequence ATGACGCAGCTGACGATGGCGAAGTCCATCAACGAGGGTCTTCGCCGCGCGATGGCGGATGACCCCAAGGTGCTCGTGATAGGAGAGGACATCGGCAAACTGGGCGGTGTCTTCCGCATCACCGACGGACTGCAGGCCGAGTTCGGCGCGGACCGCGTGATCGATACGCCGCTCGCGGAGGCGGGCATCGTGGGCACTGCCGTCGGGCTCGCCTTCCGCGGGTACCGGCCGGTGGTCGAGATCCAGTTCGACGGCTTCGTGTATCCGGCGTTCGACCAGATCGTGTGCCAGGTCGCGAAGCTGCACTACCGCACCCGCGGCAACGTCACGATGCCGATCACGATCCGCATCCCGTGGGCGGGCGGAGTCGGTGCCGCCGAGCACCACTCGGAGTCGCCCGAGGCCTACTTCGTGCACACGTCGGGGCTGCGCGTCGTCGCGGTGTCGAACCCGCAGGACGCGTACGTGATGCTGCGGCAGGCGATCGCGTCGAACGATCCGGTGGTGTACTTCGAGCCGAAGCGGCTCTATCACACCAAGGGTGAGGTCGACCTCGGCGTCGACCTCGCGGACGCCCCGCCGATGGGCCTCGCGCGCGTGGCCCGCGAGGGCACCGACGTCACCCTCCTGACCTACGGCTCGCAGGTCGGCATCGCACTGGACGCCGCGACCGCGGCCGAGGACGACGGCGTCTCGATCGAGGTCATCGACCTGCGTTCGATCTCGCCGGTCGACTACCGCACCGTCACCGCCTCGGTGCGCAAGACCGGCCGGGTCGTCGTGACCCACGAGGCTGCACGCGAAGCGGGCGTCGGCGCGGAACTCATCGCGAGCGTCACCGAGCGCTGCTTCCACTACCTCGAGGCGCCGCCGCAGCGCGTCACCGGCCACGACATCCCCTACCCGCCGGCGAAGCTCGAGAAGCACCACCTGCCGGATCTCGACCGCATCCTCGACGCCGTGGATCGCGTGCTCGACCGGCCCAACAGCCTGACGGGGGTGTTCGAGCAGTGA
- the pdhA gene encoding pyruvate dehydrogenase (acetyl-transferring) E1 component subunit alpha has translation MTMTHTLTPTADLASGIEDVARLLTPDGERIADPDLDRWVEDVDASVLRGLYRDMVLVRRIDTEGVALQRQGQLALWPPCQGQEATQVGTARALRADDFAFPSYRETGVVHVRGAKPADFVLAWRGEEHSTYNPYEINTATQQIIIGAQSLHAVGYAMGIQRDGTDQVSVAYFGDGASSQGDVNEAMVFASSYRSPVVFVCVNNHWAISEPVTVQAKYPIAGRAPGFGIPSMRVDGNDVLACLAAMRWALDHARRGNGPAFIEAVTYRMGPHTTSDDPTRYRDKEEVETWRRRDPISRLEALLRAQGEFDDAFAASVEADADALAREVREAAMSATTREPLTMLDHVYAEPHSGIDEQRAWFGAYLDGFASAQAGAEEVAR, from the coding sequence ATGACGATGACGCACACCCTGACCCCCACAGCGGATCTCGCCTCCGGCATCGAGGATGTCGCGCGACTGCTGACTCCCGACGGCGAGCGCATCGCCGACCCCGACCTCGACCGCTGGGTGGAGGATGTCGATGCGTCCGTGCTCCGCGGTCTGTACCGCGACATGGTGCTGGTGCGTCGCATCGACACCGAGGGCGTCGCCCTGCAGCGGCAGGGACAGCTCGCCCTGTGGCCGCCGTGCCAAGGGCAGGAGGCGACCCAGGTCGGCACCGCCCGCGCGCTGCGCGCGGACGACTTCGCCTTCCCGAGCTACCGCGAGACCGGCGTCGTGCACGTGCGCGGCGCGAAGCCCGCCGACTTCGTGCTGGCGTGGCGCGGCGAGGAGCACTCGACCTACAACCCGTACGAGATCAACACCGCGACGCAGCAGATCATCATCGGTGCGCAGTCGCTGCACGCCGTGGGCTACGCGATGGGCATCCAGCGCGACGGCACCGACCAGGTCTCGGTGGCGTACTTCGGCGATGGAGCGTCGAGCCAGGGCGATGTGAACGAGGCGATGGTGTTCGCCTCGTCCTACCGCTCGCCCGTCGTGTTCGTGTGCGTCAACAACCACTGGGCGATCTCCGAGCCGGTGACGGTGCAGGCCAAGTACCCGATCGCGGGGCGTGCCCCGGGATTCGGCATCCCGAGCATGCGGGTCGACGGCAACGACGTGCTGGCGTGCCTCGCCGCGATGCGCTGGGCGCTCGACCACGCGCGCCGCGGGAACGGCCCCGCCTTCATCGAGGCCGTGACGTACCGGATGGGCCCGCACACCACCTCCGACGACCCGACGCGCTACCGCGACAAGGAAGAGGTCGAGACCTGGCGTCGCCGTGACCCGATCTCCCGCCTCGAGGCGCTGCTGCGCGCACAGGGCGAGTTCGACGACGCATTCGCCGCGAGCGTCGAGGCCGACGCGGACGCGCTGGCGCGCGAGGTGCGCGAGGCGGCGATGAGCGCGACCACGCGCGAGCCGCTCACGATGCTCGACCATGTGTACGCCGAGCCGCACTCCGGCATCGATGAGCAGCGCGCCTGGTTCGGCGCGTACCTCGACGGCTTCGCCTCGGCGCAGGCCGGTGCCGAGGAGGTGGCCCGATGA
- a CDS encoding Lrp/AsnC family transcriptional regulator, with protein sequence MGALDHVDLELLAALSADPRATVVALAERLGLSRNTVQARMARLDRSGVFLSYERAISSTALGFPIEAFISVIVRQADLPRIAVELARVPEVVQAHGLSGQIDLLVRVACRDTQHLFDTDARILAIEGVERTETSLVMGEVIEHRVTPLMELARRD encoded by the coding sequence ATGGGTGCCCTGGACCACGTCGACCTCGAGCTGCTCGCAGCGCTTTCCGCCGACCCCCGCGCGACCGTCGTCGCCCTCGCCGAACGCCTGGGGCTGTCACGCAACACCGTCCAGGCGCGCATGGCGCGCCTGGACCGCTCGGGCGTGTTCCTCTCGTACGAGCGCGCCATCTCGTCGACCGCGCTGGGGTTCCCGATCGAGGCCTTCATCAGCGTGATCGTGCGCCAGGCCGACCTCCCCCGCATCGCCGTCGAACTCGCCCGCGTGCCGGAGGTCGTGCAGGCCCACGGACTCTCAGGTCAGATCGACCTGCTCGTGCGCGTCGCGTGCCGCGACACTCAGCATCTGTTCGACACGGACGCGCGCATCCTGGCGATCGAGGGTGTCGAGCGCACCGAGACGTCGCTGGTGATGGGCGAGGTCATCGAGCACCGCGTGACGCCGCTCATGGAGCTGGCGCGCCGGGACTGA
- a CDS encoding EamA family transporter has protein sequence MTVSTASLPVIAPGGAGAAGARLRTSGLVLGIVSALAFSSSGPFVKPLLEAGWSLGAALLVRMGVAGIVLSPALFLAIRRRRGFLRRHWRLIVAFGLMPVLGCQLFFFSAMQRMPVAVALLIQYLAPVMLVLWVWARTRKAPSALVLGGSVVAIVGLVLVVDISGASFDLVGTLFALAAAVCVCAYFVISERAGDDLPPLALAASGLLTGAMVMGVLCLTGIMPFQAPAVSVELAGVAVPWFVPMLWVAAVATTLGYAFGVMAVPRIGSRVASFVGLSEVLFALGFAWLLLGEVPAPVQFIGGALILVGVVLVRADASATASRETAPSMPS, from the coding sequence ATGACCGTTTCGACCGCGTCCCTGCCCGTGATCGCTCCGGGCGGCGCCGGTGCCGCCGGCGCGCGGCTGCGCACGTCCGGCCTTGTCCTCGGCATCGTGTCGGCCCTGGCGTTCTCGTCGAGCGGGCCGTTCGTCAAGCCGCTCCTCGAGGCGGGGTGGTCGCTCGGCGCGGCGCTCCTGGTGCGCATGGGGGTCGCCGGCATCGTGCTCTCGCCCGCCCTCTTCCTCGCGATCAGGCGCCGGCGCGGATTCCTCCGGCGGCACTGGCGCCTCATCGTCGCGTTCGGGCTCATGCCGGTGCTCGGCTGTCAGCTCTTCTTCTTCTCCGCGATGCAGCGGATGCCGGTGGCCGTGGCCCTGCTGATCCAGTACCTCGCCCCGGTCATGCTCGTCCTGTGGGTGTGGGCGCGCACGCGCAAGGCACCGTCGGCGCTCGTGCTGGGGGGATCGGTCGTCGCGATCGTCGGCCTGGTGCTCGTGGTCGACATCTCCGGTGCGTCGTTCGACCTCGTCGGCACGCTGTTCGCCCTGGCGGCGGCGGTGTGCGTGTGCGCGTACTTCGTCATCTCGGAGCGCGCCGGCGACGATCTTCCGCCCCTCGCCCTCGCCGCGAGCGGTCTGCTGACGGGTGCCATGGTGATGGGAGTGCTGTGTCTCACCGGGATCATGCCGTTCCAGGCGCCCGCGGTCTCGGTCGAGCTCGCCGGCGTTGCGGTGCCGTGGTTCGTGCCGATGCTGTGGGTCGCGGCGGTCGCGACGACGCTCGGGTACGCGTTCGGTGTCATGGCGGTGCCGCGCATCGGCTCGCGCGTGGCCTCGTTCGTCGGGCTGTCGGAGGTCCTCTTCGCACTCGGGTTCGCGTGGCTGCTCCTGGGCGAGGTGCCGGCGCCGGTCCAGTTCATCGGCGGCGCGCTGATCCTCGTGGGGGTCGTCCTGGTGCGTGCGGACGCCTCGGCGACCGCGAGCCGCGAGACGGCGCCGAGCATGCCGTCGTGA
- a CDS encoding CGNR zinc finger domain-containing protein yields the protein MVFIHDTEQSLRAAAYLVNTLPGYDGEDTLQTREDFDAYLRVNPYTGVIRHDDDELAAIRAIRPRLRQLWDVDREGAVPLVNGMLRDGEALPRLVIHDDYDWHIHATSDDAPLATRILVEAAMAFVDVIRADEYDRVRVCAADDCLGVYVDFSKNGSKRYCDTGNCGNRMNVNAYRRRKARETA from the coding sequence ATGGTCTTCATCCATGACACGGAGCAGAGCCTCCGGGCCGCCGCATACCTGGTCAACACGCTTCCCGGGTACGACGGCGAGGACACCCTGCAGACCCGGGAGGACTTCGACGCGTACCTGCGCGTGAACCCCTACACCGGCGTGATCCGCCACGACGACGACGAACTCGCCGCGATCCGCGCCATCCGCCCGCGCCTGCGGCAGCTGTGGGATGTCGACCGCGAGGGCGCGGTCCCGCTCGTGAACGGCATGCTCCGCGACGGCGAGGCTCTCCCCCGCCTCGTGATCCACGACGACTACGACTGGCACATCCACGCCACGAGCGACGACGCCCCGCTCGCCACCCGCATCCTGGTCGAAGCCGCAATGGCGTTCGTCGACGTCATCCGCGCCGACGAGTACGACCGCGTCCGCGTGTGCGCCGCCGACGACTGCCTCGGCGTCTACGTGGACTTCTCCAAGAACGGCTCGAAGCGCTACTGCGACACCGGCAACTGCGGCAACCGCATGAACGTCAACGCGTATCGGCGCCGGAAGGCGCGAGAAACCGCGTGA
- a CDS encoding alpha/beta fold hydrolase yields MAAANPYSPLLDEIPVERHEVAVLGGTTAYWVYGPADADVTIVAVHGFRGEHHGLEPVVAHLAGIRVVSPDLPGFGETGPVPGRTHDLDLYAQWLTDFAAAVAPGAVILGHSFGSIVVAAAVAGGLETPRVILVNPIGAPALEGPRGVLTRLAVFYYWAGARLPHRVGEALLRNGLIVRAMSVSMAKTRDPGIRRFVHDQHDTYFSRFADRDVLHDAFLASVSHDVREFAPRIGQPTLLVAAQRDDITPIEAERRLATMFPDAELIEIPDVGHLIHYETPAPAAAAITRFLAPSGADTR; encoded by the coding sequence GTGGCCGCCGCGAACCCGTACTCACCGCTCCTCGACGAGATCCCCGTCGAGCGGCACGAGGTCGCGGTGCTCGGCGGCACCACCGCCTACTGGGTGTACGGCCCGGCCGACGCCGACGTGACGATCGTGGCCGTGCACGGCTTCCGCGGCGAGCACCACGGACTCGAGCCGGTCGTCGCTCACCTCGCAGGCATCAGGGTCGTCTCTCCCGACCTGCCGGGGTTCGGTGAGACCGGTCCCGTGCCGGGACGCACCCACGATCTCGACCTGTACGCGCAGTGGCTCACCGACTTCGCAGCGGCGGTCGCGCCGGGTGCCGTCATCCTGGGGCACTCGTTCGGCTCGATCGTGGTGGCGGCCGCCGTCGCCGGCGGACTCGAGACGCCGCGCGTGATCCTCGTGAACCCGATCGGCGCGCCGGCGCTCGAAGGGCCGAGAGGCGTGCTGACGCGGCTCGCGGTCTTCTACTACTGGGCGGGCGCGCGCCTGCCGCACCGCGTCGGCGAGGCGCTGCTGCGCAACGGACTCATCGTGCGCGCGATGAGCGTGTCGATGGCGAAGACCCGGGACCCCGGCATCCGTCGGTTCGTGCACGACCAGCACGACACGTACTTCTCGCGGTTCGCCGACCGCGATGTGCTGCACGACGCGTTCCTCGCGTCGGTGTCGCACGACGTCCGCGAGTTCGCTCCGCGCATCGGGCAGCCGACGCTGCTGGTGGCCGCCCAGCGCGACGACATCACGCCGATCGAGGCCGAGCGGCGTCTGGCGACGATGTTCCCCGACGCGGAGCTGATCGAGATCCCGGATGTCGGGCACCTCATCCACTACGAGACGCCGGCTCCGGCCGCCGCCGCGATCACGCGGTTTCTCGCGCCTTCCGGCGCCGATACGCGTTGA
- a CDS encoding exonuclease domain-containing protein, which translates to MKPSPPEQLSLFDSPEWTRVVGVFDLETTGVDVTADRIVTAHVGLLDASGSVVRARDWLADPGVPIPEGASAIHGITTERARAEGRPAVAVVTEVVEAVRALLDAGIPVVAYNAPYDFSLLKYEALRHGIAPIDDPFPVIDPLVVDKAYDRWRRGKRTLQVVAAHYAVRLDGAHDASADAVAAGRVAQALAERFAPWLPDTVDELHTRQVAWARAQAASLTDYFIQIGRLDPDDRLDGRWPIR; encoded by the coding sequence ATGAAGCCCTCGCCCCCGGAGCAGCTGTCGTTGTTCGACAGTCCCGAGTGGACGCGCGTGGTCGGCGTCTTCGACCTCGAGACGACGGGCGTCGACGTCACCGCCGACCGGATCGTCACCGCGCACGTGGGCCTGCTCGACGCGTCGGGCTCCGTCGTCCGCGCGCGCGATTGGCTCGCCGACCCCGGTGTCCCGATCCCCGAAGGCGCCAGCGCGATCCACGGCATCACGACCGAGCGGGCGCGCGCCGAGGGACGCCCCGCGGTCGCCGTCGTGACCGAGGTCGTCGAGGCCGTGCGCGCGCTGCTGGACGCGGGGATCCCGGTCGTCGCGTACAACGCGCCGTACGACTTCTCGCTGCTGAAGTACGAAGCACTCCGCCACGGCATCGCCCCGATCGACGACCCGTTCCCGGTGATCGACCCGCTCGTCGTCGACAAGGCCTACGACCGGTGGCGACGGGGAAAGCGCACCCTCCAGGTCGTCGCCGCGCACTACGCCGTGCGTCTCGACGGCGCCCACGACGCCTCGGCCGACGCGGTCGCCGCCGGCCGGGTCGCGCAGGCGCTCGCCGAGCGGTTCGCGCCCTGGCTGCCCGACACCGTCGACGAGCTGCACACGCGGCAGGTCGCCTGGGCGCGAGCCCAGGCCGCGAGCCTGACCGACTACTTCATCCAGATCGGGCGCCTCGACCCCGACGACCGCCTCGACGGGCGCTGGCCGATCCGCTGA
- a CDS encoding type B 50S ribosomal protein L31 codes for MKTDMHPDYQAVVFRDLGSGETFLTRSTVTSDKTIELDGVEYPVIDVEISSASHPFYTGKQRIMDSAGRVEKFNQRFKNFGSK; via the coding sequence ATGAAGACTGACATGCACCCCGACTACCAGGCCGTCGTGTTCCGCGACCTCGGCTCGGGCGAGACGTTCCTGACCCGTTCGACGGTGACCAGCGACAAGACGATCGAGCTCGACGGCGTCGAGTACCCCGTCATCGACGTCGAGATCTCGTCCGCGTCGCACCCGTTCTACACGGGCAAGCAGCGCATCATGGACTCGGCCGGCCGCGTCGAGAAGTTCAACCAGCGCTTCAAGAACTTCGGCTCCAAGTAA
- a CDS encoding ABC transporter ATP-binding protein, translating into MPEVLEYSDVVVRRNARNIVDHLDWTVRDDERWVVLGPNGAGKTTVLQMADTLIHPTSGVVTILGERLGRTDVFELRPRIGFASSAMARRVPPEETVLDVVLTAAYSVLGRWREDYEDIDERRALRVLAEWRLDHLADRTFGTLSDGEQKRVQIARAVMTDPELLLLDEPTASLDLGAREELLALLGGYAQAPTTPAMIMVTHHVEEIPVGFTHVLLLRDGQAVASGPIRDTLTGDALTETFGVPIQLSEDGGRFAARATL; encoded by the coding sequence ATGCCCGAGGTGCTCGAATACTCCGACGTCGTCGTCCGCCGAAACGCCCGGAACATCGTCGATCACCTGGACTGGACCGTCCGCGACGACGAACGGTGGGTCGTGCTGGGGCCCAACGGCGCCGGCAAGACCACGGTGCTGCAGATGGCCGACACCCTGATCCACCCGACCTCGGGCGTCGTGACGATCCTGGGGGAGCGGCTCGGCCGCACCGACGTCTTCGAGCTGCGTCCGCGCATCGGGTTCGCCTCTTCGGCCATGGCACGTCGCGTGCCGCCCGAAGAGACGGTGCTCGACGTCGTGCTCACGGCCGCGTACTCGGTGCTCGGCCGCTGGCGCGAGGATTACGAGGACATCGACGAGCGCCGTGCGCTGCGCGTGCTCGCCGAGTGGCGGCTCGACCACCTCGCCGATCGCACGTTCGGCACGCTGAGCGACGGCGAGCAGAAGCGCGTTCAGATCGCGCGCGCCGTCATGACCGACCCCGAGCTGCTGCTGCTCGACGAGCCGACCGCGAGCCTCGACCTCGGCGCGCGGGAGGAGCTGCTGGCGCTCCTCGGCGGATACGCGCAGGCACCCACCACGCCCGCGATGATCATGGTCACGCACCACGTCGAGGAGATCCCGGTCGGCTTCACGCACGTGCTGCTGCTGCGCGACGGCCAGGCTGTGGCATCCGGCCCCATCCGCGACACCCTCACCGGCGACGCGCTCACCGAGACGTTCGGGGTGCCGATCCAGCTCTCCGAGGACGGCGGTCGCTTCGCCGCCCGCGCCACTCTCTGA
- the glgA gene encoding glycogen synthase, with product MRVDIVTKEYPPEIYGGAGVHVTELVKALRESVDVRVRAFGGERDEDGTSSYGVPAELAEANAAVQTLGTDLEIVTDVAGADVVHSHTWYANFAGHLASMLHGIPHIVTAHSLEPLRPWKAEQLGGGYAVSSWIEKSAYEGAAAIVAVSGGMRDDILRSYPALDPARVRVIYNGIDVQAWHPVEDAELLRELGIDPERPSVVFVGRITRQKGLPYFLRAAERLPADVQVILCAGAPDTPQIMAEVEGLVRGLQQTREGVVWLDRMLSRHELCAILTAATTFVCPSVYEPLGIVNLEAMACGAAVVGTATGGIPEVVVDGVTGRLVPIEQVQDGTGTPIDAERFVSDLARVLTEVVSDPERARAYGAAGRQRATDDFSWQRIADQTAALYAEVAAGGR from the coding sequence ATGCGAGTCGACATCGTCACCAAGGAGTACCCGCCCGAGATCTACGGGGGCGCAGGGGTGCATGTGACGGAGCTCGTGAAGGCCCTGCGGGAGAGCGTGGACGTGCGCGTCCGCGCCTTCGGGGGCGAGCGCGACGAAGACGGCACGAGCTCGTACGGCGTGCCCGCCGAGCTCGCCGAGGCCAACGCCGCGGTGCAGACCCTGGGCACCGATCTCGAGATCGTGACGGATGTCGCCGGCGCCGACGTGGTGCACAGCCACACCTGGTACGCGAACTTCGCCGGGCATCTCGCGTCGATGCTGCACGGCATCCCGCACATCGTCACGGCGCACAGCCTGGAGCCGCTGCGGCCCTGGAAGGCCGAGCAGCTGGGCGGCGGCTACGCGGTGTCGAGCTGGATCGAGAAGTCGGCGTACGAGGGCGCCGCGGCGATCGTCGCGGTCAGCGGGGGCATGCGCGACGACATCCTGCGCAGCTACCCGGCGCTCGATCCCGCCCGTGTGCGCGTCATCTACAACGGCATCGACGTGCAGGCGTGGCATCCGGTGGAGGATGCCGAGCTGCTGCGCGAGCTCGGCATCGACCCCGAGCGGCCCTCGGTGGTGTTCGTCGGGCGCATCACGCGCCAGAAGGGCCTCCCGTACTTCCTCCGCGCGGCCGAGCGGCTGCCCGCCGATGTCCAGGTGATCCTGTGCGCGGGCGCTCCCGACACGCCGCAGATCATGGCGGAGGTCGAGGGGCTCGTGCGGGGCCTCCAGCAGACGCGCGAGGGCGTGGTGTGGCTGGACCGCATGCTGTCGCGTCACGAGCTGTGCGCCATCCTGACCGCCGCGACGACCTTCGTCTGCCCGTCGGTGTACGAGCCGCTCGGCATCGTGAACCTCGAGGCGATGGCGTGCGGGGCGGCGGTCGTCGGCACCGCGACCGGCGGGATCCCCGAGGTCGTCGTCGACGGCGTCACGGGGCGTCTCGTGCCCATCGAGCAGGTGCAGGACGGCACCGGCACGCCGATCGATGCGGAGCGCTTCGTGTCCGACCTCGCGCGCGTGCTCACCGAGGTCGTGAGCGATCCGGAGCGCGCCCGCGCCTATGGCGCGGCCGGTCGGCAGCGCGCGACCGACGACTTCAGCTGGCAGCGGATCGCCGACCAGACCGCCGCGCTGTACGCGGAGGTCGCTGCCGGCGGCCGATAG